A genomic window from Gossypium hirsutum isolate 1008001.06 chromosome D10, Gossypium_hirsutum_v2.1, whole genome shotgun sequence includes:
- the LOC107914702 gene encoding inositol transporter 1 — protein MTLESLPGSSGYLDLFPERRMSYFSNPYVLGLTVIAGIGGLLFGYDTGVISGALLYIKDDFEIVRQSSFLQETIVSMALVGAMIGAASGGWINDAYGRKKATLLADVVFTAGAIVMAAAPDPYVLILGRLLVGLGVGTASVTAPVYIAEASPSEVRGGLVSTNVLMITGGQFLSYLVNLAFTQVQGTWRWMLGVSAVPAVIQFFLMLCLPESPRWLFMKNEKDKAIAVLSKIYDIARLEDEVDHLSAALEEEQQRKHTVRYLDVFRTKEIRLAFLAGAGLQAFQQFTGINTVMYYSPTIVQMAGFNSNQLALLLSLIVAAMNAGGTVVGIYLIDHFGRKKLALSSLSGVIVSLVILAGAFFAETPGSSNGIYGWLAVIGLALYIAFFAPGMGPVPWTVNSEIYPEQYRGICGGMSATVNWISNLIVAQTFLTIAEALGTGVTFLILAGIALLAVVFVIVYVPETKGLTFVEVERIWKERAWGSSYNTESLLEHGNESN, from the exons TAATTGCTGGAATTGGTGGCTTGCTCTTTGGCTATGACACAG GTGTAATATCAGGGGCCCTTCTTTACATAAAAGATGACTTTGAGATCGTCAGGCAGAGTAGTTTCCTGCAG GAAACTATTGTCAGCATGGCCTTGGTTGGTGCAATGATTGGAGCTGCATCTGGGGGTTGGATTAACGATGCTTATGGACGTAAGAAGGCTACTCTTCTTGCAGATGTTGTCTTTACTGCTGGAGCAATTGTCATGGCCGCTGCACCCGATCCGTATGTGCTGATATTGGGACGCCTTTTAGTTGGCCTAGGTGTGGGTACTGCCTCTGTGACCGCTCCCGTATATATTGCTGAAGCATCACCTTCGGAAGTAAGGGGTGGGCTAGTTAGCACAAATGTGCTTATGATAACTGGTGGACAGTTTCTTTCCTACCTTGTAAATCTTGCTTTTACACAG GTTCAAGGAACTTGGAGATGGATGCTTGGAGTTTCAGCTGTGCCAGCTGTCATTCAGTTCTTCCTTATGCTATGTTTGCCCGAGTCTCCACGATGGCTTTTCATGAAG AATGAGAAAGATAAAGCCATAGCTGTGCTTTCTAAAATTTATGACATTGCTCGGTTAGAAGATGAAGTGGATCACCTTTCTGCTGCACTAGAAGAAGAACAGCAGAGAAAGCATACTGTCAGATATTTGGATGTTTTTAGAACAAAAGAAATTAGACTTGCTTTTCTGGCTGGGGCAGGACTGCAG GCTTTTCAGCAGTTCACTGGCATCAATACAGTTATGTACTATAGCCCAACAATCGTCCAGATGGCTGGCTTCAATTCCAATCAGCTAGCACTTCTGCTGTCTCTCATTGTCGCTGCCATGAATGCAGGAGGAACTGTTGTCGGCATTTACCTTATCGATCATTTTGGAAGGAAAAAGCTGGCTCTTTCAAGCTTATCCGGTGTCATCGTGTCCCTTGTCATCCTTGCTGGGGCTTTCTTTGCTGAAACACCTGGTTCTTCTAATGGAATTTATGGATGGCTGGCAGTCATTGGATTAGCCCTCTACATTGCATTCTTCGCACCTGGAATGGGGCCTGTTCCATGGACTGTGAACTCAGAGATATACCCTGAGCAATACCGAGGGATCTGTGGGGGCATGTCGGCTACCGTGaattggatttcaaatttgattGTGGCCCAGACTTTTCTTACAATTGCTGAAGCACTGGGAACTGGTGTTACTTTCTTGATTCTCGCTGGCATAGCTTTGCTTGCAGTGGTTTTTGTGATTGTGTATGTGCCGGAGACCAAGGGCTTGACATTCGTTGAAGTGGAACGAATTTGGAAAGAAAGGGCTTGGGGAAGCAGTTATAACACTGAAAGCCTTCTCGAGCATGGAAACGAGTCCAACTAG